A region from the Acidobacteriota bacterium genome encodes:
- a CDS encoding radical SAM protein, with the protein MLDKLRFYVPFAWRFAILRRPAPLIYGIALTDRCNLSCRGCRVSNTGRPDMSWAQIVRALKGAWARGFRDVYLSGGEPTLWQDGKRTMEDVVTAARRLGFFHVHVYTNGMAGIRTSADVVWVSMDGLPGVFDTRRGPVFCDVERAVRDGGHPRVAVICVIDRRTAVGVEPFLRWVRDTAFPVLGVMFYFHTPYYGRDDLFLDAAERAPVIAQLLAHVRAGLPVLNSRAGLRALASGRWPRRLPVAYVADVDGESVCCRASALAGDVCADCGYAACTELAEARRLRPSALIGLARYW; encoded by the coding sequence GTGCTGGACAAGCTGCGGTTCTACGTGCCGTTTGCGTGGCGATTCGCGATCCTGCGGCGGCCGGCGCCGCTCATCTACGGCATCGCGCTGACCGATCGCTGCAACCTGTCGTGTCGAGGATGCCGCGTTTCCAATACGGGCCGCCCCGACATGAGCTGGGCCCAGATCGTCCGGGCATTGAAGGGCGCCTGGGCACGCGGATTCCGCGACGTGTACCTGTCAGGCGGGGAACCGACGCTCTGGCAGGACGGGAAGCGCACGATGGAGGACGTCGTCACCGCAGCCCGGCGCCTGGGCTTCTTCCACGTGCACGTGTATACCAACGGGATGGCCGGCATCAGGACGTCGGCCGACGTGGTCTGGGTGAGCATGGATGGTCTGCCGGGGGTCTTCGACACGCGGCGCGGGCCCGTGTTCTGCGACGTCGAACGCGCCGTGCGCGACGGAGGCCATCCGAGGGTGGCGGTGATCTGTGTCATCGATCGCCGCACCGCCGTCGGCGTCGAACCGTTCCTCCGGTGGGTGCGGGACACGGCGTTTCCAGTGCTCGGAGTCATGTTCTACTTCCACACGCCGTACTACGGCCGCGACGACCTGTTCCTGGACGCCGCCGAACGCGCGCCCGTCATCGCGCAACTGCTGGCGCATGTCCGGGCCGGGTTGCCCGTCCTGAATTCGCGCGCCGGACTGCGGGCGCTGGCGTCGGGTCGATGGCCCCGGCGTCTGCCGGTGGCGTACGTGGCCGACGTCGATGGCGAGTCCGTCTGCTGCCGTGCGTCGGCGCTGGCCGGCGATGTGTGCGCCGACTGCGGCTACGCCGCGTGCACCGAGTTGGCCGAGGCGCGGCGTCTGCGGCCCAGTGCCCTGATTGGGCTGGCGAGGTACTGGTGA